The DNA segment TGGGTGACCATCCCGAACTGCTCGGCGCGGGCAAGGACCTGCTCGTCGCCGTGGCGGAGGACCCCGGGGAGCCGACCGCCCGCCGGTACGCGGCCGGCACCGTCCTCGGGCTGGTCGGAGATCCCCGTGTCCGTCCCGAAGACCCGCCCATGGCGGAGATCCCGGCTGCCCGTGTCCGTATCGGCCTGGACCCGGCCGAGGTCGGCCCGGTCACGCGCCGCTGGCGGCACGCGGGCGTCCAGGAGGACTGGATAGCCAAGGAGTGCCCGGTCCACGAAGTGGACATCACGCGGTACCGGCTGGCCCTGCACCCGGTGACGAATGCCGAGTACCGGCGCTTCCTGGAGGACACCGGCAGTGCCTGGCTGCCCACGTCCTGGCGGTTCGGCTGCTACCCCGGGCACTGGGCCAACCATCCGGTGTGGACCGTGCCCGCCGAGGCGGCCGACGCCTATGCCCGCTGGCTGGCGGCACGGACCGGGCGTGCCTTCCGGCTGCCCACCGAGGCGGAGTGGGAGTACGCGGCGTCCGGCGGCGACGGCCGGGACTTCCCGTGGGGCGACGACCAGGTGCAGGACCGGGCCAACACGGTCGAGTCCGGCCCGCTCTCCACCACCCCGATCGGAGTGCACCCCGCGGGGCTCTCCCCGTTCGGTGTGCACGACCTGGCCGGCAACGTCGAGGAGTACACGGCCGACGACTACCGCCCGTACCCGGGAGGCGCGGAGGTCTCCGACGATCTCGCGGTCACCCGGGGCGCCTACCGCATCGCCCGCGGCGGCAGCTTCAGCCGCTTCGGTGACCTCGCACGGTGCAGGCGGCGCCACGGCTGGTTCGACCGTGACATCTACGCCATGGGCTTCAGGCTCGCGGAGACGCCGTGACCGCCGGAACGGCCGTCGAGGCGGGCGCCTCGACGGCGGAGGAGGACGCGATGCGGCGGGCCATCGAGCTCGCCGCCACGGCCCTGGGCCGCACCAGCCCCAACCCCGTGGTCGGCTGTGTGCTGCTGGGCCCCACCGGCCGCCCGGTGGGCGAGGGCTTCCACCGCGGCGCGGGACACATGCACGCGGAGACCGAAGCGCTGGCGACGGCGGGCAGCAGGGCACGCGGCGGGACCGCGGTGGTCACCCTGGAACCGTGCGCGCACCAGGGGCGTACCGGGCCCTGCGCCGACGCGCTGTTGTCGGCCGGCGTCGCCCGCGTCGTCTACGCGGTGCCCGACCCGGATCCCGTCGCCACGGGCGGCGCGCAGAAGCTGCTCGCCGCAGGGGTGTCGGTGGCCGGCGGAGTGCTGCGCGCGGAGGCGGAGCGGGGAAACGAACTGTGGCTCACCGCGGTCCGGCAGGGCCGGCCGTGCGTCACCTGGAAGTTCGGCGGGTCGCTCGACGGCCGCTCGGCGGCGCCGGACGGCACCTCCCGCTGGATCACCGGAAGTGAGTCGCGTGCGGACGCCCACACCCTGCGCGCCCAGCACGACGCCGTACTCGTCGGGTCGGGAACCCTGCGCGCGGACGACCCGCACCTGGGGCTGCGCCACGGGGTGGCGGGACGCCCGCCCCTGCGCGTGGTGCTCGACCGTACCGGGAGCATCAGCTCCCGTGCGCGGGTGCTCGACGACGCGGCGCCCACCCTCGTCGTCGTGGGCCGGGGCGTGGCCGCACCACGGCTGCCCGGCCGGCACGAGGTCGTGGAACTGCCCGCGCCCGGCGGACGACTCGACCTGAAGGCGCTGACCGACGTGTTGTACGGACGCGGGCTGCGCTCGGTGCTGGTGGAGGGCGGCGCACGGCTGGCCGCCGCCTTCGCCTCCCGGGGCCTGCTGGACCGGGTCGTCGGCTACGTCGCGCCGGTCCTGCTCGGCTCCGCGGGGCGCGCCGTGCTGGACGACTTCGGGGCCGGAACCCTGAGCGAAGGGCTGCGCCTCCAGCTGAGCGACGTACGCCAACTCGGCTCGGACGTAAAGCTGGTGCTGCGCACACGTCCGCTGGACGAGGCGGGGGTTCCGTGCTGAGCC comes from the Streptomyces sp. NBC_01471 genome and includes:
- a CDS encoding formylglycine-generating enzyme family protein, with the protein product MTSSTQPAVLANPNTLSDRAAMALPDSFVARGPRWALGDHPELLGAGKDLLVAVAEDPGEPTARRYAAGTVLGLVGDPRVRPEDPPMAEIPAARVRIGLDPAEVGPVTRRWRHAGVQEDWIAKECPVHEVDITRYRLALHPVTNAEYRRFLEDTGSAWLPTSWRFGCYPGHWANHPVWTVPAEAADAYARWLAARTGRAFRLPTEAEWEYAASGGDGRDFPWGDDQVQDRANTVESGPLSTTPIGVHPAGLSPFGVHDLAGNVEEYTADDYRPYPGGAEVSDDLAVTRGAYRIARGGSFSRFGDLARCRRRHGWFDRDIYAMGFRLAETP
- the ribD gene encoding bifunctional diaminohydroxyphosphoribosylaminopyrimidine deaminase/5-amino-6-(5-phosphoribosylamino)uracil reductase RibD gives rise to the protein MTAGTAVEAGASTAEEDAMRRAIELAATALGRTSPNPVVGCVLLGPTGRPVGEGFHRGAGHMHAETEALATAGSRARGGTAVVTLEPCAHQGRTGPCADALLSAGVARVVYAVPDPDPVATGGAQKLLAAGVSVAGGVLRAEAERGNELWLTAVRQGRPCVTWKFGGSLDGRSAAPDGTSRWITGSESRADAHTLRAQHDAVLVGSGTLRADDPHLGLRHGVAGRPPLRVVLDRTGSISSRARVLDDAAPTLVVVGRGVAAPRLPGRHEVVELPAPGGRLDLKALTDVLYGRGLRSVLVEGGARLAAAFASRGLLDRVVGYVAPVLLGSAGRAVLDDFGAGTLSEGLRLQLSDVRQLGSDVKLVLRTRPLDEAGVPC